Proteins encoded together in one Shewanella oneidensis MR-1 window:
- a CDS encoding NAD(P)/FAD-dependent oxidoreductase, which yields MKHHDVIIIGAGAAGLMCAATAGYRGRDVLVLDNAKQAGRKILISGGGRCNFTNLKVEPANFICGNPHFVKSALARYPSQQFIELVERHGIEYHERDHGQLFCNDSAKEIVTMLLTECEWAGVSIKLRTDILSVGKNEAGRFELNTSNGELSCDSLVIATGGLSMPKLGATPYGYQLAEQFGLKVLPTHAGLVPFTWHSEDKIRFEPLSGIAVPSRITAKDGTAFSEALLFTHRGLSGPAILQISNYWKAGETIKINLLPNMDAAQAIEQQLAAHPKQSLRNTLSLWLPKRLVEVLFDEVLLNKALNQLVHAERAKLVDDLHRWTVLMNGTEGYRTAEVTLGGVDTHELSSKTMEAIKVPGLFFIGEVMDVSGWLGGFNFQWAWASGVAAGKAV from the coding sequence GTGAAACATCATGATGTGATTATTATCGGAGCCGGCGCCGCAGGATTAATGTGTGCAGCAACAGCAGGTTACCGAGGTCGTGATGTACTGGTACTCGATAATGCCAAGCAGGCTGGGCGTAAAATACTCATCAGCGGTGGCGGCCGTTGTAACTTTACCAACCTTAAAGTCGAACCCGCCAACTTTATCTGTGGCAACCCGCACTTTGTAAAATCGGCATTGGCGCGTTATCCCTCGCAGCAGTTTATCGAACTGGTTGAGCGCCACGGCATTGAATACCACGAGCGCGACCATGGCCAGTTGTTTTGTAATGACTCGGCTAAAGAGATAGTCACTATGCTGCTCACCGAATGCGAATGGGCGGGCGTGAGTATTAAGCTGCGTACCGATATTTTATCCGTTGGTAAAAACGAGGCCGGCCGCTTTGAGCTAAACACCTCAAATGGCGAGTTAAGTTGTGACTCATTAGTTATCGCCACCGGCGGTTTATCTATGCCAAAACTTGGCGCTACGCCTTACGGTTATCAATTGGCCGAGCAGTTTGGCCTTAAGGTATTGCCAACTCACGCGGGTCTAGTGCCTTTTACTTGGCACAGCGAGGATAAAATTCGCTTCGAACCGCTGTCGGGCATTGCCGTACCGAGCCGTATTACCGCCAAAGATGGCACCGCCTTTAGCGAAGCCTTGCTCTTTACCCACAGAGGCTTATCCGGCCCCGCCATTTTGCAGATTTCCAACTATTGGAAGGCGGGCGAAACCATAAAAATCAATCTATTACCCAATATGGATGCCGCACAGGCCATAGAGCAACAACTGGCCGCACATCCCAAACAGAGTCTGCGCAACACCTTAAGCCTGTGGTTACCTAAGCGGCTGGTGGAAGTGTTATTTGATGAGGTATTACTCAACAAAGCTTTAAATCAACTGGTTCATGCAGAGCGCGCCAAGTTAGTCGACGACCTGCACCGCTGGACAGTCTTAATGAATGGCACCGAAGGCTATCGCACCGCCGAAGTGACACTAGGCGGTGTGGATACCCATGAACTGTCCTCCAAAACCATGGAAGCCATTAAAGTCCCCGGCCTGTTTTTTATTGGGGAAGTGATGGATGTCAGCGGTTGGTTAGGCGGCTTTAACTTCCAATGGGCTTGGGCATCTGGAGTGGCTGCAGGAAAGGCGGTGTAG
- the gpsA gene encoding NAD(P)H-dependent glycerol-3-phosphate dehydrogenase, translated as MNNSADITVLGAGSYGTALAISLASNGHKTLLWGHDPAHMQTLAEDKCNQAFLPGIAFPECLHIEADLAKALAASNNVLVVVPSHVFGTVLAQAKPLLRQDARIVWATKGLEPETGRLLQDVARDVLGEQYPLAVLSGPTFAKELAMGLPTAISVAGTCPQFTAELVELLHSPKRLRVYANDDFIGLQLGGAVKNVIAIGAGMSDGIGFGANARTALITRGLVELTRLGEALGASTATFMGMAGLGDLVLTCTDNQSRNRRFGLALGKGCDVDTAQVEIGQVVEGYRNTKEVFTLAKRLGVEMPITEQIYQVLYQGKSPVDAAKELLGREKKSETPTQ; from the coding sequence ATGAATAACTCTGCCGATATCACGGTATTAGGGGCGGGCTCATATGGCACCGCCCTTGCCATCTCTTTAGCCAGCAATGGTCATAAGACCTTGTTGTGGGGGCACGATCCTGCCCATATGCAGACTCTTGCAGAGGATAAATGCAACCAAGCATTCTTGCCTGGTATTGCTTTTCCCGAGTGTTTACATATCGAAGCCGATTTAGCCAAAGCCTTAGCCGCCAGCAATAACGTGCTGGTTGTCGTGCCTAGCCATGTGTTTGGCACGGTACTGGCCCAAGCCAAACCTTTGTTGCGCCAAGATGCACGCATCGTATGGGCGACCAAAGGGCTCGAGCCTGAAACCGGACGTTTGCTGCAAGATGTGGCCCGTGATGTGTTAGGCGAGCAATATCCGCTGGCGGTATTGTCTGGGCCAACCTTTGCGAAGGAATTAGCCATGGGTTTACCTACGGCGATTTCAGTTGCAGGCACTTGTCCTCAATTTACCGCTGAGTTAGTGGAATTGCTGCACAGCCCTAAACGTTTACGGGTTTACGCCAACGACGACTTTATCGGCCTGCAATTAGGCGGCGCGGTAAAGAACGTTATCGCGATTGGCGCGGGGATGTCTGACGGTATTGGCTTTGGTGCCAACGCCAGAACGGCTTTAATCACCCGCGGTTTAGTCGAGTTAACCCGCTTAGGCGAAGCCTTAGGCGCCAGCACCGCTACCTTTATGGGCATGGCTGGATTAGGTGACCTAGTGCTGACTTGTACCGACAACCAATCCCGTAACCGCCGCTTTGGTTTAGCCTTAGGTAAAGGCTGCGATGTGGATACCGCCCAGGTTGAAATTGGCCAAGTGGTTGAGGGTTATCGCAATACTAAAGAAGTGTTTACGCTAGCCAAACGTCTTGGTGTTGAAATGCCGATCACTGAGCAGATTTACCAAGTTTTGTATCAAGGTAAATCACCAGTTGATGCCGCAAAAGAACTGCTCGGTAGAGAGAAGAAATCAGAAACGCCTACGCAATAA